AAGAGCACAATTGCAGCCGCGCTAAAGCCAAAGCTGGAAGAGATTGGTCCTGTCGAAGTCCTCGAATCGGATGTGGTCCGCAGGATTTTGACGCCTCATCCGACGTACAGTGTTGCGGAACGGGATCTGTTCTATCGTTCACTCGCGTTCATGGGCGCAAGACTGGTCGCTCATGGCGTCACCGTCCTCTTCGATGCCACAGCCAACAGACGCGCCTATCGAGACTTTGCCCGCGGCCTGATTCCTCGGTTCATCGAGGTCGCCGTGGAATGTCCGTTGGAACTGGCCATGCAGCGTGACTACAAGGGGACCTATCAGCGAGGCCGACAGGGAGAATCTTCGACCGTGCCGGGGATGCAGGATCCCTACGAAGCGCCGATCCATCCTGAAGCGGCCATAGATACAACGAAGCTCTCCGTGAACGACGCGGCAAGGAAAGTACTGGACGTCGTGAAGGAGAAATTCGACCCACCGT
Above is a genomic segment from Candidatus Nitrospira nitrificans containing:
- a CDS encoding adenylyl-sulfate kinase, with amino-acid sequence MPIDHPPSFAIWLTGLPASGKSTIAAALKPKLEEIGPVEVLESDVVRRILTPHPTYSVAERDLFYRSLAFMGARLVAHGVTVLFDATANRRAYRDFARGLIPRFIEVAVECPLELAMQRDYKGTYQRGRQGESSTVPGMQDPYEAPIHPEAAIDTTKLSVNDAARKVLDVVKEKFDPPYS